From the Oryza glaberrima chromosome 5, OglaRS2, whole genome shotgun sequence genome, one window contains:
- the LOC127772888 gene encoding non-specific lipid-transfer protein 1-like encodes MVPAARSGWPAAAAVLVVVLVLSSPPGTSTVVLARAALSCSTVYNTLLPCLPYVQSGGAVPAACCGGIRSVVAAARTTADRRAACTCLKNVAAGAAGGPYISRAAGLPGRCGVSVPFKISPNVNCNAVN; translated from the exons atggtgcccgcggcgaggagcgggtggccggcggcggcggcggtcctggtggtggtgctggtgctgtcctcgccgccggggaCTAGCACGGTGGTGTTGGCGAGGGCGGCGCTGTCGTGCTCGACGGTGTACAACACGCTGCTGCCGTGCCTGCCGTACGTGCAGTCGGGAGGGGCGGTGCCGGCGGCGTGCTGCGGGGGGATCCGGagcgtcgtggcggcggcgcgcaccacGGCCGACCGCCGAGCCGCCTGCACCTGCCTCAAgaacgtcgccgccggcgccgcgggcggGCCATACatcagccgcgccgccggcctgccCGGCAGGTGCGGCGTCTCGGTGCCCTTCAAGATCAGCCCCAACGTCAACTGCAACGC GGTAAACTGA
- the LOC127774448 gene encoding RING-H2 finger protein ATL74-like, with translation MASGVAAPAPSVFEAARPALESGGGGGGAPPPGRADASFDTNMVIILAALFFALLFAIGLNSLARCALRCGGRGAAAAGGGGGGGGGGAAAAGVGCGGIKKRALRSIPVEVYCGGEETAETDVCAICLGEFADGEKVRVLPRCRHGFHVRCVDAWLVSHGSCPTCRRQVISGGGSTPPPDSDTIAVVVA, from the coding sequence ATGGCGAGTGGTgttgcggcgccggcgccgagcgtgttcgaggcggcgcggccggcgttggagagcggtggcggcggtggaggcgcgccgccgccggggagggcgGACGCGAGCTTCGACACCAACATGGTGATCATCCTGGCGGCGCTCTTCTTCGCGCTGCTGTTCGCCATCGGGCTCAACTCACTGGCGCGGTGCGCGCTCCGGTGCGGGGGCCGgggcgcggccgccgcaggcggcggcggcggcggaggaggaggaggagcggcggcggccggggtggGGTGCGGCGGCATCAAGAAGCGCGCGCTGAGGAGCATCCCGGTGGAGGTGTACTGCGgcggggaggagacggcggagaCCGACGTGTGCGCCATCTGCCTCGGCGAGTTCGCGGACGGCGAGAAGGTGCGCGTGCTGCCGCGGTGCCGGCACGGGTTCCACGTCCGGTGCGTCGACGCCTGGCTGGTCTCGCACGGCTCCTGCCCGACGTGCCGCCGCCAGGTgatcagcggcggcgggagcacgccgccgccggacagCGACACCATCGCCGTGGTCGTAGCATGA
- the LOC127772652 gene encoding uncharacterized protein LOC127772652 has product MGYRRFAAVVVVLLLALALIPGPAAAAGRALQGEKARPSEAAPAPTVAAGGSHKESAKSSNGQNPVTKETHHQTPPPAKPPKDQTPPPPPAVSESKGQKGDAGNNSGHPVPPTDAHKTSPPPEGPGPTGGKEQEGGAGGEKKNPTEEIKKVLSCEDAAEKCSVPGEITACLQVFKDGSIRPFVVLQNEGQNDVKVDVVIDGKMLPLQLAKGFSRQVNITYSNPNGVEITVKSGKGQCSLHTKQTVFDWQQQFQQFAAYATRANPIYRASFLVFTVVLVGVVCACCKFARRRASGVPYQQLEMGAQAPNSSGVENTTSTVDGWEDGWDDDWDDEEAAAKPSDKKPSGSISANGLSLRPQTNSKDGWDVDWDD; this is encoded by the exons ATGGGCTACCGCAGGTTCGCCGCGGTTGTCGTCGTGCTCCTCCTGGCTTTGGCCCTGATTCccggccccgcggcggcggcgggtagggCCCTGCAGGGCGAGAAGGCCCGCCCCAGCGAG GCAGCTCCTGCACCTACCGTCGCTGCAGGTGGATCACATAAAGAATCGGCGAAATCGTCAAATGGCCAGAATCCTGTGACCAAGGAGACGCACCACCAAACGCcaccgccggcaaagccgccgAAGGATCaaacaccaccgccgccaccagctgTGTCGGAGAGCAAGGGGCAGAAGGGGGATGCCGGTAATAACTCTGGGCACCCGGTGCCACCGACGGATGCGCATAAGACGAGTCCCCCGCCTGAAGGTCCCGGGCCAACTGGTGGGAAGGAGCAGGAAGGAGGAGCGGGTGGGGAGAAGAAGAATCCGACAGAAGAAATTAAGAAGGTGTTGAGTTGTGAGGATGCAGCGGAGAAATGTTCTGTTCCAGGAGAAATTACCGCTTGCCTTCAGGTTTTTAAGGATG GTTCAATTAGGCCATTTGTTGTACTCCAGAATGAAGGGCAGAATGATGTTAAGGTCGATGTTGTTATTGATGGTAAAATGCTGCCATTACAGCTGGCCAAGGGCTTCTCCAGACAG GTAAACATAACCTATAGCAATCCAAATGGTGTAGAAATTACAGTAAAATCTGGGAAGGGGCAGTGTTCCTTACACACCAAGCAAACAGTTTTTGATTGGCAACAACAGTTTCAGCAGTTTGCAGCTTATGCAACACGCGCGAATCCAATCTACAGAGCCTCCTTCCTTGTTTTCACTGTTGTCTTGGTGGGAGTGGTCTGTGCTTGTTGCAAGTTTGCAAGAAGGCGTGCTAGTGGAGTCCCATATCAGCAACTTGAGATGGGAGCCCAAGCCCCCAACTCATCAGGCGTGGAAAACACTACAAGCACTGTGGATGGTTGGGAAGATGGCTGGGATGATGACTGGGATGATGAAGAAGCGGCAGCAAAACCTTCAGATAAGAAACCATCTGGAAGTATCTCTGCAAATGGCCTTTCTTTGAGACCTCAGACCAATAGCAAAGATGGCTGGGATGTAGATTGGGATGACTAA
- the LOC127772649 gene encoding probable LRR receptor-like serine/threonine-protein kinase IRK — translation MAIFQNSCSVLSALGPGGINGTQQNQTKQPPRTLHTQCISTPPRAPTLESNGRTPRRRLIPFSSSSPMAALLLLTLAAILAAAGAVNDDVLALVVFKSGVSDPGGVLAAWSEDADRACAWPGVSCDARAGRVDAVALPAAGLSGRLPRSALLRLDALLSLALPGNNLSGPLPDALPPRARALDLSANSLSGYLPAALASCGSLVSLNLSGNLLSGPVPDGIWSLPSLRSLDLSGNQLAGSVPGGFPRSSSLRVLDLSRNLLEGEIPADVGEAGLLKSLDVGHNLFTGELPESLRGLTGLSSLGAGGNALAGELPAWIGEMAALETLDLSGNRFVGAIPDGISGCKNLVEVDLSGNALTGELPWWVFGLAALQRVSLAGNALSGWIKAPGDNASALQELDLSGNAFSGVIPREIASLSRLQHLNLSSNTMTGKLPVSIGRMALLEVMDVSRNQLSGGVPPEIGGAAALRKLLMGSNSLTGIIPPQIGNCRNLIALDLSHNKLTGPIPATIGNLTGLQMVDFSENKLNGTLPVELSKLANLRVFNVSHNLLSGNLPISHFFDTIPDSFILDNAGLCSSQRDNSCSGVMPKPIVFNPNASSDPLSEASLGVPSSQHHKKIILSISTLIAIVGGALIIVGVVTITVLNRRVRSAASHSAVPTALSDDYDSQSPENEANPGKLVMFGRGSPDFSAGGHALLNKDCELGRGGFGTVYKAVLRDGQPVAIKKLTVSSLVKSEDEFKRQVKLLGKVRHHNVVTLRGFYWTSSLQLLIYDFVPGGNLYQHLHESSAERSVSWMERFDIIIGVARALAHLHRHGIIHYNLKSSNVLLDSNGEPRVGDYGLVKLLPMLDRYVLSSKIQSALGYMAPEFTCRTVNVTEKCDVYGFGVIVLEILTGRRPVEYLEDDVVVLCDVVRAALDDGRVEDCMDPRLSGEFSMEEAMLIIKLGLVCTSQVPSHRPDMGEVVSMLEMVRSSQGTPEDDLV, via the exons ATGGCCATCTTCCAAAATTCATGCTCGGTGCTCTCTGCTCTGGGACCGGGTGGCATTAATGGCACCCAACAAAACCAAACAAAGCAACCACCTCGCACACTACACACACAGTGCATCTccacgccgccacgcgcgcccaCGCTAGAATCCAATGGACGAacacctcgccgccgcttgatccccttctcctcctcctccccaatggccgccctcctcctcctcacgctcgccgccatcctcgccgcggcgggcgccgtGAACGACGACGTGCTCGCGCTGGTGGTCTTCAAGTCCGGGGTGTCCGACCCGGGGGGCGTCCTGGCGGCGTGGTCGGAGGACGCCGACCGCGCCTGCGCCTGGCCCGGGGTGTCGTGCGACGCGCGGGCGGGgcgcgtcgacgccgtcgcgctCCCGGCCGCGGGGctctccggccgcctcccgcggtccgcgctgctccgcctcgacgcgctcctctccctcgcgcTCCCCGGGAACAACCTCTCCGGCCCGCTCCCCGACGCGCTGCCCCCGCGCGCCCGCGCGCTCGACCTCTCCGCCAACTCGCTCTCCGGCTACctccccgccgcgctcgcctcctgcGGCTCCCTCGTGTCGCTCAACCTCTCGGGGAACCTCCTCTCGGGCCCCGTCCCCGATGGCATCTGGTCTCTCCCGTCGCTCCGGTCGCTGGACCTCTCCGGCAACCAGCTCGCCGGAAGCGTGCCCGGGGGATTCCCACGGAGCAGCTCGTTGCGCGTGCTGGATTTGAGTCGCAACCTTCTCGAGGGGGAGATACCGGCGGACGTCGGCGAGGCCGGGCTGCTCAAATCGTTGGATGTCGGGCACAACTTGTTCACCGGCGAGCTGCCGGAGTCGCTGCGTGGGCTCACCGGGCTGAGCTCTCTTGGAGCGGGCGGGAAtgcgctcgccggcgagctcccggcGTGGATTGGGGAGATGGCGGCGCTGGAGACGCTAGATTTGTCCGGCAACCGCTTCGTCGGCGCCATCCCAGACGGCATTTCGGGCTGCAAGAACCTGGTCGAGGTCGACCTCAGCGGCAACGCGCTCACCGGGGAGCTCCCGTGGTGGGTGTTCGGCCTGGCGGCGCTGCAGCGCGTCTCCCTCGCCGGCAACGCGCTTTCCGGCTGGATCAAAGCTCCCGGTGACAATGCCTCAGCGCTACAAGAACTGGACCTGTCGGGCAATGCCTTCTCCGGCGTGATCCCGCGCGAGATTGCGAGCCTTTCAAGGTTGCAGCATCTGAACCTGTCCTCAAACACCATGACCGGGAAGCTTCCGGTGAGCATTGGACGGATGGCATTGTTGGAGGTGATGGATGTTAGCAGAAACCAGCTGAGCGGGGGCGTCCCACCGGAGatcggtggtgcggcggcgctccggaAGTTGCTGATGGGGAGTAATTCACTCACCGGGATCATCCCGCCGCAGATTGGGAATTGCAGAAACCTGATCGCATT GGATCTATCACATAACAAGCTTACAGGACCTATTCCTGCGACCATAGGCAACCTCACCGGTCTCCAAATGGTCGATTTCTCGGAGAACAAGCTGAATGGAACCCTGCCAGTGGAGCTCTCTAAACTCGCAAACCTTCGAGTCTTCAATGTCTCCCACAATCTGCTATCAGGAAACCTCCCCATCAGTCACTTTTTTGATACTATTCCTGATTCTTTCATCTTGGACAATGCTGGACTTTGCAGCTCACAGAGAGATAATTCCTGCAGTGGCGTCATGCCAAAGCCAATTGTATTTAACCCTAACGCCTCATCAGATCCCCTCTCAGAGGCTTCCCTAGGTGTCCCCAGCAGCCAGCACCACAAGAAGATCATATTGAGCATCTCTACACTGATTGCCATTGTGGGTGGAGCGTTGATTATTGTTGGCGTGGTAACCATCACAGTGCTCAACCGTCGTGTCCGCTCTGCAGCCTCCCACTCTGCAGTTCCCACTGCACTATCAGATGATTATGATAGCCAATCCCCAGAGAATGAAGCCAACCCTGGCAAGCTTGTCATGTTCGGCAGGGGCAGCCCAGATTTCAGTGCAGGTGGGCATGCTCTGCTGAATAAGGATTGCGAACTTGGGCGAGGAGGCTTTGGCACAGTCTACAAGGCAGTTCTAAGAGATGGCCAGCCTGTGGCCATCAAGAAGCTGACAGTGTCAAGCTTGGTCAAGTCAGAGGACGAGTTCAAACGGCAGGTTAAGCTTCTTGGAAAGGTGCGGCACCATAATGTTGTTACCCTCAGAGGCTTCTACTGGACTTCCTCACTGCAGCTCCTCATCTATGACTTTGTGCCTGGCGGTAACTTGTATCAGCACCTGCATGAGTCCTCAGCAGAGAGATCGGTTTCATGGATGGAAAGGTTTGACATAATAATCGGCGTAGCCCGAGCCCTTGCACACTTGCACCGCCATGGGATAATCCACTATAATCTGAAGTCAAGCAATGTCTTGCTAGATAGCAACGGCGAGCCAAGGGTTGGTGACTATGGCCTTGTGAAGCTGCTGCCTATGCTGGATCGCTACGTGCTGAGCAGCAAGATTCAGAGCGCGCTAGGGTACATGGCGCCGGAGTTCACATGCAGGACAGTCAATGTCACAGAGAAGTGCGACGTCTATGGTTTCGGGGTGATAGTTCTCGAGATCTTGACAGGCAGGAGACCAGTCGAGTACCTAGAAGACGATGTCGTCGTGCTCTGCGATGTGGTGAGAGCTGCACTCGACGATGGCAGGGTTGAGGACTGCATGGATCCACGGCTATCAGGTGAGTTCTCCATGGAAGAGGCTATGCTGATCATCAAGCTGGGCCTTGTTTGCACGTCTCAGGTGCCCTCCCACCGGCCGGACATGGGTGAGGTAGTCAGCATGCTTGAGATGGTGAGGAGTTCTCAGGGTACCCCAGAGGATGATCTGGTTTGA
- the LOC127774255 gene encoding probable WRKY transcription factor 62, translating to MALIATGATSSPASSMASELMAQGRESAAVLEALLHGASLPPAHRGAHALAAEILRCCDRALAALRAGGDAESSSPGTKRSKSATAQPATRRRRRATASGGGAAAAAEPARVEMARTSEDGFLWRKYGQKEIKNSKHPRLYYRCSYKDDHGCTATKQVQQSEEDPSIYVITYFGDHTCSCQTAAAMDDDDDDENSQHFVIHFGSATASRSGSPPLLYDDDDGDVWRETAATPPSSRQSRSSPEVDGEESGVKMSKEEPVDSCPAPSAVSSPADVVSCSSPAMEPDLLRCLNWDDDFGDSSFVDADEFMNFDEIDLFQIYS from the exons ATGGCGCTGATTGCCACTGGTGCGACTTCTAGCCCAGCTTCTTCCATGGCGTCCGAGCTGATGGCGCAGGGGCGGGAGTCCGCCGCCGTGCTGGAAGCCCTGCTCCATGGCGCGTCGCTCCCGCCGGCGCACCGCGGCGcccacgccctcgccgccgagaTCCTTCGCTGCTGCgaccgcgcgctcgccgcgttgcgcgccggcggcgatgccgAATCGTCGTCACCCGGCACGAAGCGCAGCAAGTCGGCGACCGCTCAGCCGGCtacgcggcggaggagaag agcgacggcgagcggcggcggagcggcggcggcggcggagccggcgAGGGTGGAGATGGCGCGGACGTCGGAGGACGGGTTCCTGTGGAGGAAGTACGGGCAGAAGGAGATCAAGAACAGCAAGCACCCGAGGCTCTACTACCGGTGCAGCTACAAGGACGACCATGGCTGCACGGCGACGAAGCAGGTCCAGCAGTCGGAGGAAGACCCTTCCATCTACGTCATCACCTACTTCGGCGACCACACCTGCAGCTGCCAgacggccgccgccatggacgacgacgacgacgatgaaaACTCGCAGCATTTCGTCATCCACTTCGGGTCGGCCACCGCGAGCCGCAGCGGCTCGCCGCCTCTGctctacgacgacgacgacggcgatgtcTGGAGGGAGACGGCGGCCACCCCACCGTCGTCGAGGCAGTCCAGGAGCTCGCCGGAGGTGGACGGGGAGGAATCCGGGgtgaagatgagcaaggaagaGCCAGTGGACTCGTGTCCGGCGCCGTCAGCGGTGAgttcgccggccgacgtcgttTCTTGTTCGTCTCCGGCAATGGAGCCCGATCTGCTGCGCTGCTTGAACTGGGATGATGACTTTGGAGACAGCTCGTTCGTCGACGCCGATGAGTTCATGAATTTTGATGAGATTGATCTGTTTCAAATCTACTCCTAG